Below is a genomic region from Sutterella megalosphaeroides.
AAAGGCGGGACGGGCCGAGAGCTAGGGAGAGAACTTTCCCTACCCGGGAGAAGTTCGGAGGAGAAAACCTGAGGTACGCGGCGGGCGTAGCCCGAAGCGGGGCGGGCAAAGGAGGAGGTGGAAGAGGGGCGGTCGATCCTTGCGGTGGGAGAGTTGTGCCTGTCTCGTTTGCACTTTGGCTGAGTGGATGGAAAAAACCCCTCGATTTCCGCCGAGGGGAAACTTTATAGGCCTTCGATTACGAATTTTTGAGGCGGAAAGCGACTGGAAGGCGCAGACGCACCGTGCGACCCGGAGCTCCCCAGAGCGACTCGGCCTTCGTGACGGCGGCAAGCGCCGCGCGGTCGAGCATCCCTTCGCCCGAAGACGTGTGGATGACGAGTTCGGAAAGCCGTCCGTCGTTGGCGACCGTGAACTGCACGAGGGCGGTACCCTCTTTGCCGAAACGGCGCGCCTTGCGAGGATAGACGAGGTTCGATTCGATCAAACGCTTCACGTCGGCAAGGAACGGATCGTTCGTCTCCCCGTGCACGAGCGTCGCAATGCCCGCTTCGCCCGCGGCGGGAGTGCCCCCCGTTTGGGGAACGACGCCCGGAGGCAGGGGTTGCGTCGTTGCGGCCTTCGGTGTTTCGGCGGCCGGTGCGGGCTTCGCTTCGGGCTTCGGCGCCTTCTTTTCGACGGGCTTCTCGACTTTCTTCTCGACGGGTTTCGGTTTGGGTTGAGGCTTGGGCTCGGGCTTCGGAGCGGGCTCCGGAATAACCTCGGGTTCGGACTCAGGCTCCGGAACCGGTTCGGGCTCGGGCTCCGGAGGCGTCGCTTCGGGTTCCGGTTCCGGCTGCAGCTCGGGAGCGGGCTCGTCGACGATCTCTTCTGCGGGTTCGGGCGGTGCCGTTTCCGCCGCAGGGGCGCCGGCGGGGGCGGCGGCCCCCGCTATCTGCGCGAACGCAATCGTCATCGGGAGGGGCTCTCCCGCGGGAAGCGGTGCGTTGACCGTCAAGCCGAAGAAGGCGAGGGCGGTAAGAGGTGCGTAGATCGAGCAGGCGATCAGGAACGAGTGCCGGTGGCGTCGCGCGTCACTGTGCTTTTTCGGCAGCGATGGTGAAGTTTTCATGGCCGTGCGTCTTGAAAAGGTCGATCACCTGGATGAAGCGGTCGAAGGTCGCCGCCTTGTCGATGCGCAAAAGCACGCGTTCTTCGGGCTTCAGGCCGCGTACGACCTCGTCGAGGCGTTCGAGTTCGTACTTTTCGTCGTTCCAGAAAATGTCGCCTGCCGCATCGATCTGCAGCAGCACGGGCGAGGCGTTCGCGCTCGGCGCGCTCGCGGAATTCGCCTTCGGCAGATCGATCGGGATTTCGCCCTTGGCGATGAAGGTCGAAATCGAGAGGACCATCGCCAGAAGGACGAGCATGATGTCGATGAAGGGAACGATGTTGAGCGGTTCCTTTTTCGGAATTTCGATCATGCTTCGACCTCCCGGGGCTTCCAGCGGGCGGAAAGCACGTTGATGCGACGCTGCAGGGCGTTGTAGACGATGAGGGTCGGAATCGCGACCGCAAGACCGAGAGCGGTGGCCTTGAGAGCGAGCGAGAGCCCCGTCATGATGTGGCCCGCGTCGATGTTGCCGCTCATTCCCATGTCGTAGAACGTGATCATGATGCCGATCACCGTGCCGAGAAGACCCACGTAGGGGGCGTTCGAATAAATGATGTAGAGCGTCGTGAGATTGTTCGTGAGCGCTTCGTCCCACTCGTCCTTCGTCGCGTAGTCCGACGGATCGAGTCGCTTGAGAAACATCACGCGTTCGATCGTGAGCCAGACGGTGACGAAGCCCATGAGACCGAGCACGGCGAAGATGATGTAATCGATGCTTTCTTTGAGAAATTCCACGATGGGCTCCCGTAACAAGAGTCGGAAGAGAATTGAGGATGCAATTCTAACTGATAACCCTTCTCATTACCAAATGCACGAATGCGAGATGCGAAAAAAACGGGCTTCGCGCCGGTGTCGGCGAAAAGCCCGTTCGCGCAGCTTCCCTTCGGAATGCGCGCCCCGCGGGGAATGCCCCGCTGGGGCTCTCGTGCGACCGACGAGGCTTAGAAGCTGTAGGTGTAGGACACCCAGAGGTTGCGCCCGTCGACCATGTCGCTGTAGCGGTTCGCGTAGGAGACCTTGCCCTTCGACTCGATGGCTTCCCAGTCGGTCGTCGACTGGTCGAGCACGTTGTTGACCGCCACCGAGATGCGGTGGTTCTTCATGAAGCCGTACGAGGCGCCGAGATCCACGATCGTCACGTCGTTGTAGGTGTCCGAAGTCGGCGCGCCCTTCGTCGAGGTGACCGCCATGTCGAACTTCGACGTCGACTTCAGGTAGGCGCTGAAGTTGCCGTTCGCGTAGTCGAGGCGATTCTGCCAGCTGTGCTTCGGAAGCTCGTTCGGGCGCTTGCCGCGGCTCGCGCCGTCGCGGATTTCGGCGTCCGTCAGGGTGTAGCCCGTCGAGAAGGACCAACCGTGGAAGCTCGCCGTCTTGAGAAGGACTTCGATGCCGCGCGTACGCACGCTCCCGTAGTTGATCTGGATCTTGTCGGCCTTGCCGTCCGAGCCGATGTGGTCGGCGCCCGTCATGTCTTCGGTCGCGATCATGTTCTTGAAGTCGGTGTAGAAGCCCCCGACCGTCAGCTGCGCGGCGCGCGCGATGTCGAGCGTCGTGGAGAGTTCGTAGCTCCAGCTTTCTTCGGGCTTCAGGTCGGGGTTGCCGAACGTACGGTCGCCGGCCTGCGTCCCGCTGAAGGCGCCGTTCGTGAGCTGCTTGACGTTCGGGGTCTTGTAGCCCGCGGAAACGCCGCCCTTGAAGCTGAGCGCTTCGAGGGGCTTATAAACGAGGAAGGCGCGCGGCGAGAAGTGAGCGCCGAAGATGTCGCTCCAGGTCGCACGACCGCCCACCGTGGCGATCCACTGCTCGGTCATGAAGTATTCGGACTCGAGGAAGGCGGAGATCACCGACTGATCGAGCGTCTTGTCGCGGATGATTTCCGTTTGCGTGTCCTTGAAGGTTTCGTAGGTGCCTTCGAGCCCGCCCGTCACCATCATGCTCCCGTAGGCGTCGAATTCGACGGGGGAGGTGAATTTCGTTGCGGCCGTGTAGCTCCAGGTCGAACGCAGGGGATCGTTCCAGGAGCCTTCCGTCGTGCTCGCAACCGCGTTGTTGCCGGAAGACCAGGGGTTGAGGGACGATTGCGTGCGCAGAAGATCGAGCCCGTTGGCCATCACGTAGGTTTCCGTGCGGCCGAAGTCGTACGTCCCTTCGTGAGCGGCGAGGAAGTTGTACTTCTGGTACCAGCGACGCGACTGAATGCTCGAGGAACTCGTTTGCATGGAGCCGCCCTGGAAGCGCGAGAAGTCGCCGTCGACGTAGAAGAAGTTTTCCGGGTCGACCGTGAGGTTGAGGCGCGCGCCGAAATTCCCGAGGTAGGTTTCGGTCGAGGAGTGCGTGGCGTACTGGCCGTTCGGGGCGGTGATTTCATCCTTGCCAGACTTCTGGTAGCGGCCGCGCATCGTCAGCGACGCGACCCCATCTTTCAGGGGGACGCCGAGGTAGAAGCTCGAACCGCCGCGGTTTCCGTACTCGTCGTGTTGCTGAATCGTGCCGTCGATCGTGATGCTCCCGGTGAGACGATCGGGGTGACGCTTCGTGATGACGTTCACGACGCCGCCCACGGCATCCGACCCCCAGGCGACCGAGGCGGGGCCGCGCAGCACTTCGATGCGCTCGATCATGCCGACGGGCGGAATGAAGGCCGAGGTCGGATCGAACCCGTTGTCGATCATCGCCGTGCTGACGTTCTGACGCTTGCCGTCGATCATGAAGAGCGTGTAGGCGGCGTCGAACCCGCGGATCGACACCGTGCTGTTGCCCATCTTCGTCTGCGCGACGTCCACGCCCGGCACGTCACCCACGGCGGAGCCGAGGTCGGTCACGGGCTTGGTCTGCAGTTCGCGCTCGGTCGTAATGGAGATGCTCGCGGGTGCTTCGCGGGTGTCCTGCTCGTAGCCCGAAGCGGAAACGACGGATTCGTCAAGCGTGGTGTAGCCCGCCTCGGTCGCCCAGGCGGCGGAAACCGCGCAGGAAAGAAGAGCGAGAGAAAGAATGGGGGTGGTCTTCGAAGTCGTCATATCGGTGGAAACGAAGAGAAACGCGCCCTCGGCTCGGGTGAAACGCGGTGGAAGCTTCGGGCGCCCGTTAGTCGGTTCGGGAAGGGTTCTCCCGTGAGTTGCGACGAAGTGTAACTGATAACTATTCTCAAATGGAGGTGAAAAAACCATGCTCGCCGTCGGTCAGAGGGGCCGAAGGCTCGCAGACCGTTCTTCGGAAAGCGAATGCGAATACCTGAAATACAACGGATTTTTCAGTCGTTTACAGGCGAGTATTTTACCTAACGGGGGGATTGTTAATTTAAATCGATAAAATGTAACTAAATACTAATGAGAATGACTCTCAAAATCATTCTTCTATAGAGTGTGGGCATCGACAACCGTGCCGGGGTTTTCGAGTACTTCGGGACTTTGAGAAGTCCCGTCGATGCGATTTCCTCTCCCGCGCACGACTTCGACCGTACGAAACCATGACGAGATCCACTTACTGCCTCCTCGCCTTGACGCTTCTTCTTTCGGCAGCTTCCCTTTTCGTGGGTGCGGCCGACATTTCGCTCGCGCAGATCCTTTCGGGCGACGTCGAAGCGCTTCACGTTCTTGTGACTTCGCGCCTGCCGCGTCTTCTGGCCGTGCTGTGTACGGGGGCGGGCATGAGTATTGCGGGTCTCATCATGCAGCAGCTCTGCGCGAACAAGTTCGTCTCGCCCACGACGGGCGCGACGATTTCCTCGGCGCAGTTCGGGATTCTTCTCGCGCTTCTTTTTCTCCCCGACGCGGGCATCTGGGGGCGAGCGCTCTTTGCGTTTGCGGCCGCCATGCTCGGCACCTGGGTGTTCGTGTGGTTCGTGATGCGACTTCCGATGAAGGACGTCGTGCTCGTGCCGCTCGTCGGGATCATGTTCGGGAACGTGATCGGAGGGATCACGAACTTTCTCGCTTTCCGCTTCGACATGACGCAGGCGCTCTCGACCTGGATGGTCGGGCACTTCTCGCTTGTTCTCAAAGGGAATTACGAGCTCGTCTGGCTCTCGCTCCCTTTGATCGCGCTTGCTTTCGTTTTTTCGAGTCACTTCAACATCGTCGGCATGGGGAAGGATTTCTCCCGCAATCTCGGCGTTCGCTACGAAACGGTGCTCTTCATGGGGCTCAGCATCGCCGCGATGATCACGGCCTCGATCGTGACCGTCGTGGGGTCGATTTCCTACATCGGTCTCATCGTTCCGAACGTCGTGAGCCTTTTCAAGGGGGACAACCTCAAGGCGACGCTTGCCGACACGGCGCTTTTCGGCGCGCTCTTCGTGCTGACGTGCGACCTGGCGGGCCGCCTCATCATCGCCCCCTACGAACTTCCGATCGAATTGATCGTGGGCTCCGTCGGCAGCCTCCTCTTCATCGGGCTCGTCTTCTACCGCCTGAAGTTCGGCCGCCGCTCGATCGACCGCGACGTGCTTTTGAAGCTCTTCGGTCTCACCCGTGACCGCAACCCCAATCTCTGCGGAGGCTGCCGCCAATGAGTGCCATGGAATCCGTTCAGTCCCTCGAACCCGTTCGGGCCCTGCCCGCTGCTTGCGGTCCCGACGCGAAAAGCGCGGCGCGGGCGCGCTCCCGCCGCATCGCGATCGGCATGACGGCACTTGCGGCGGCGACGCTTGCCGCGGTGTTCGCCTACCAGTTCGCGTTCGTCAATCCGAAGTACTTCGAGTACGCGATGAGCCTGCGCTGGCCGCGCTTGGCCGCGATGCTCACCGCCGCCTTCGCGATTTCCGCGGCGTCGCTCGTCTTCCAAACGATCATCCGCAACACGATCGTGACGCCGTGCCTCTTGGGCATGAATTCGCTCTACGTGCTCGTTCACACCGGGGTCTTCTTTTTCTTCGGTGCGGGAAGCGCCTTTGCGACCGATCCGCAGCTTGCGTTCTTCCTCGACATCGTGGTGATGGGTGTGGTGGCGACCTTCGTCTACAACACGATTTTCGAAAAGACGGGCGGGAACGTCCTCTACGTCCTTCTGATCGGCACCGTCCTTTCGACCTTCTTTTCGAGCGTGCAGTCTTCGATCACCCGCATCATGGACCCGAACGAATACGACGCGCTTCTGACGAGCCTCGTCGCGAGCTTCACGAACGTGAACGCGTCGGTGCTGATTCCGGGCGTTCTTCTTCTGGCGGCGATCGGCCTTTGGCTGCGGCGCGACCTCGCACTGCTTGACGTCATCGCTCTCGGGCGAGAGCCCGCCGTGAGTCTCGGCGTCGACTACGAGCGCACCGTACGGCGCCTCATGACGGGCGTCGCGCTTTCGATTGCCGTCGCGACGGCGCTCGTCGGACCGCTTTCTTTCCTCGGCCTCATCACGGCGAACCTTTCGCGACGGATCTTCCGTACGTACCGCCACGACGTTCTCATCGCGGGGTCGGTCTTCGTCGGGATGTTCATCCTGACGGCCGGGCAGTTCCTCGTCGAACACGCCGCCAACTACAGCGTTCCCGTGAGCGTATTCGTAACGGTGGGCGGCGGCATTTACTTCCTCTACCTCATTCTCACGACGACTCGAAACCGTTGATACGTTGACAGGAATTTCGACATGATCACCATCCGCAATCTTGAGAAGCGCTACGACGAGCGCGCCGTCGTCGACGACGTTTCCGTGACGCTGCCCTCCGGGAAGGTCATCTCGATGATCGGCCCGAACGGGGCCGGCAAATCGACGGTCCTCGGCATGATCGCCCGACTCGTCGCCCGGTCGGCGGGCGACATCGACTTCAAGGGGCGCGACGTCTCTTCGTGGGAGAGCCGCGAACTCGCGCGTCACCTGGCCATTCTCACGCAGAGCTACGCCGTCTCGATGAAGCTCACCGTGCGCGAGCTCGTCGCCTTCGGTCGATTCCCCCACAGCGGCACGCACCTGACGGCCGAAGACTGGGAAAAGGTCGACGAGGCGATCCGCTATATGGAGCTCGAACCCTTTGCCGAGCGCTTCATTGACGAAATGTCGGGCGGGCAGCGCCAGCGCGCCTTCATCGCCATGGTGCTCGCGCAGGATACGGAGTACGTGCTCCTTGACGAGCCGACCAACAACCTCGACATCTACCACGCCACCCAAATGATGAAGCTCGTTCGGCGACTCTGCGACGAACTCGGCAAAACCGTCATTT
It encodes:
- a CDS encoding ABC transporter permease — protein: MTRSTYCLLALTLLLSAASLFVGAADISLAQILSGDVEALHVLVTSRLPRLLAVLCTGAGMSIAGLIMQQLCANKFVSPTTGATISSAQFGILLALLFLPDAGIWGRALFAFAAAMLGTWVFVWFVMRLPMKDVVLVPLVGIMFGNVIGGITNFLAFRFDMTQALSTWMVGHFSLVLKGNYELVWLSLPLIALAFVFSSHFNIVGMGKDFSRNLGVRYETVLFMGLSIAAMITASIVTVVGSISYIGLIVPNVVSLFKGDNLKATLADTALFGALFVLTCDLAGRLIIAPYELPIELIVGSVGSLLFIGLVFYRLKFGRRSIDRDVLLKLFGLTRDRNPNLCGGCRQ
- a CDS encoding iron ABC transporter ATP-binding protein codes for the protein MITIRNLEKRYDERAVVDDVSVTLPSGKVISMIGPNGAGKSTVLGMIARLVARSAGDIDFKGRDVSSWESRELARHLAILTQSYAVSMKLTVRELVAFGRFPHSGTHLTAEDWEKVDEAIRYMELEPFAERFIDEMSGGQRQRAFIAMVLAQDTEYVLLDEPTNNLDIYHATQMMKLVRRLCDELGKTVILVLHEINLAAFHSDYICAFKDGRVAAFGTVDEVMTSETLESIYGVPFEIHRIEGRPLAIFH
- a CDS encoding iron chelate uptake ABC transporter family permease subunit, with translation MSAMESVQSLEPVRALPAACGPDAKSAARARSRRIAIGMTALAAATLAAVFAYQFAFVNPKYFEYAMSLRWPRLAAMLTAAFAISAASLVFQTIIRNTIVTPCLLGMNSLYVLVHTGVFFFFGAGSAFATDPQLAFFLDIVVMGVVATFVYNTIFEKTGGNVLYVLLIGTVLSTFFSSVQSSITRIMDPNEYDALLTSLVASFTNVNASVLIPGVLLLAAIGLWLRRDLALLDVIALGREPAVSLGVDYERTVRRLMTGVALSIAVATALVGPLSFLGLITANLSRRIFRTYRHDVLIAGSVFVGMFILTAGQFLVEHAANYSVPVSVFVTVGGGIYFLYLILTTTRNR
- a CDS encoding TonB family protein encodes the protein MKTSPSLPKKHSDARRHRHSFLIACSIYAPLTALAFFGLTVNAPLPAGEPLPMTIAFAQIAGAAAPAGAPAAETAPPEPAEEIVDEPAPELQPEPEPEATPPEPEPEPVPEPESEPEVIPEPAPKPEPKPQPKPKPVEKKVEKPVEKKAPKPEAKPAPAAETPKAATTQPLPPGVVPQTGGTPAAGEAGIATLVHGETNDPFLADVKRLIESNLVYPRKARRFGKEGTALVQFTVANDGRLSELVIHTSSGEGMLDRAALAAVTKAESLWGAPGRTVRLRLPVAFRLKNS
- the exbD gene encoding TonB system transport protein ExbD, which translates into the protein MIEIPKKEPLNIVPFIDIMLVLLAMVLSISTFIAKGEIPIDLPKANSASAPSANASPVLLQIDAAGDIFWNDEKYELERLDEVVRGLKPEERVLLRIDKAATFDRFIQVIDLFKTHGHENFTIAAEKAQ
- a CDS encoding TonB-dependent receptor domain-containing protein yields the protein MTTSKTTPILSLALLSCAVSAAWATEAGYTTLDESVVSASGYEQDTREAPASISITTERELQTKPVTDLGSAVGDVPGVDVAQTKMGNSTVSIRGFDAAYTLFMIDGKRQNVSTAMIDNGFDPTSAFIPPVGMIERIEVLRGPASVAWGSDAVGGVVNVITKRHPDRLTGSITIDGTIQQHDEYGNRGGSSFYLGVPLKDGVASLTMRGRYQKSGKDEITAPNGQYATHSSTETYLGNFGARLNLTVDPENFFYVDGDFSRFQGGSMQTSSSSIQSRRWYQKYNFLAAHEGTYDFGRTETYVMANGLDLLRTQSSLNPWSSGNNAVASTTEGSWNDPLRSTWSYTAATKFTSPVEFDAYGSMMVTGGLEGTYETFKDTQTEIIRDKTLDQSVISAFLESEYFMTEQWIATVGGRATWSDIFGAHFSPRAFLVYKPLEALSFKGGVSAGYKTPNVKQLTNGAFSGTQAGDRTFGNPDLKPEESWSYELSTTLDIARAAQLTVGGFYTDFKNMIATEDMTGADHIGSDGKADKIQINYGSVRTRGIEVLLKTASFHGWSFSTGYTLTDAEIRDGASRGKRPNELPKHSWQNRLDYANGNFSAYLKSTSKFDMAVTSTKGAPTSDTYNDVTIVDLGASYGFMKNHRISVAVNNVLDQSTTDWEAIESKGKVSYANRYSDMVDGRNLWVSYTYSF
- the exbB gene encoding TonB-system energizer ExbB, encoding MEFLKESIDYIIFAVLGLMGFVTVWLTIERVMFLKRLDPSDYATKDEWDEALTNNLTTLYIIYSNAPYVGLLGTVIGIMITFYDMGMSGNIDAGHIMTGLSLALKATALGLAVAIPTLIVYNALQRRINVLSARWKPREVEA